The proteins below come from a single Trichoplusia ni isolate ovarian cell line Hi5 unplaced genomic scaffold, tn1 tig00003070, whole genome shotgun sequence genomic window:
- the LOC113507696 gene encoding transmembrane protein 256 homolog isoform X1 → MVNLADALMINTVTDGAMNFLRHIGIFKTQTAPQAPAPIIIKMPLWQLAQEAGPFVRLAGLSGAAAVVLGAMGAHRNFPEPETKEDLKKIFETANRFHFLHTLALVTVPLCRRPYVAGAFFVAGMTLFCGTCYYHAFTGDRCFRRLTPIGGSCLILGWVAMVL, encoded by the exons ATGGTAAACTTGGCCGACGCACTTATGATAAATACGGTGACGGATGGAGCTATGAATTTTTTACGTCatatt GGTATTTTTAAGACTCAGACGGCACCTCAAGCCCCCGCGCCAATAATTATCAAGATGCCGTTGTGGCAACTCGCGCAAGAGGCGGGGCCGTTCGTCCGGCTGGCAGGGCTCAGCGGTGCAGCCGCCGTAGTGCTTGGCGCTATGGGTGCACACCGCAACTTTCCAGAACCAGAAACCAAAGaagatttaaagaaaatatttgaaacagcCAATCGATTCCACTTCCTTCACACACTTGCACTTGTCACAGTGCCTCTTTGCCGGAGACCCTATGTT GCCGGTGCATTCTTTGTAGCTGGGATGACACTATTTTGTGGTACATGCTATTACCACGCATTCACAGGTGACCGCTGCTTCCGCAGACTTACTCCAATTGGTGGCTCCTGTCTCATCCTTGGTTGGGTCGCAATGGTCTTGTAA
- the LOC113507696 gene encoding transmembrane protein 256 homolog isoform X2 encodes MPLWQLAQEAGPFVRLAGLSGAAAVVLGAMGAHRNFPEPETKEDLKKIFETANRFHFLHTLALVTVPLCRRPYVAGAFFVAGMTLFCGTCYYHAFTGDRCFRRLTPIGGSCLILGWVAMVL; translated from the exons ATGCCGTTGTGGCAACTCGCGCAAGAGGCGGGGCCGTTCGTCCGGCTGGCAGGGCTCAGCGGTGCAGCCGCCGTAGTGCTTGGCGCTATGGGTGCACACCGCAACTTTCCAGAACCAGAAACCAAAGaagatttaaagaaaatatttgaaacagcCAATCGATTCCACTTCCTTCACACACTTGCACTTGTCACAGTGCCTCTTTGCCGGAGACCCTATGTT GCCGGTGCATTCTTTGTAGCTGGGATGACACTATTTTGTGGTACATGCTATTACCACGCATTCACAGGTGACCGCTGCTTCCGCAGACTTACTCCAATTGGTGGCTCCTGTCTCATCCTTGGTTGGGTCGCAATGGTCTTGTAA